The genomic interval TTCAATGTCTTTAAAACCTTCGGAGGAGAGTTCCAATGATCTTTATTTTCACACTGAACCGTTTAGGTGGAAGCGTCCTTTTGTTCACTTTGCCTCGTTGAGGTAAAGGTGTCTTTTCATTCACTTTGCTTTGTTGAGGTACAGGCGTCTTTTCCTTCACTTTGCTTCGTTGAGGTACAGGCGTCTTTTCCTTCACTTTGCTTCGTTGAGGTACAGGTGTCATTACCTTCACTTTGTCTTGTTGAGGTAAAGGTGTCTTTTCCTTCACTTTGCTTCGTTGAGGTATAGGCGTCTTTTCCTTCACTTTGTCTCGGAGAGGTACATACAGTGGCGATGGTCTTCTCTTGGGAAACCTGAATTTCCTGTAGAACATTATATAGCAATCCAGTTAGTCAATGATAAAACTAACCCTAAAATCGAACACTAATCCAAATGACAGCATAATGATTGCCTTCTAGTATAATGCCGCCAGGCCAATTGTATGACCAATGCTGCCTGATTCATCTTCTCATTGAACACAATTTTCAGGTCATCAGCCATAAGAGTAAAGGCTTCAATATTTGTAAGAGCTTCAATGGTTTTGGTTGACTTGGAGAATTCAAATAAAGAGCAGTCTCTCAGAGCCCAATCAACAAGTTCTGCTCCATAGAAGTCAGAATCTTCCAGATGATCCCTTTTCCTTGTGGAGCCATTTGTTAAATCATTAAAGGAGTAGGTCCATAGGTTGCCTTGCATCACGAAAATCAACTCATCAATTGGGTCTCCTTCCCGGATAATGTGAGCGTGCTCAGTGAAGAAAGTTGGTTTGACACAATCACACAGAGCATCCAATGTTTCTTCCTTTAGCATCCTGAACTCATGTACCTTGATAGATATTCAAGAATAAGAATGAGAATATATCCCCTCCCCAGCAATACAAGTGTGGACTAGTATTCAGAGGCTAATAGTTACAACTTGTTATGGCTACTAACCTGATATGCTAAAAATGATGTTCAATTTCCATTGGCTTGGTTACTTATGAATAGCTATTTGCGAACTCCTACTGTATtgaacattttgttttatttcctaGTCTTCTCTCCAAAATGTTGGTAAGATATTAGTTTCTTCTTtgctaatttcataaattgataatcaaaggaaagaagtgacaagaaaattttatgtCTACCACGAGCATAGATGAGCAATTCTAGAGAGATAAAAGAAGCTCACTTTCTTTAGCAGATGCCAGCATAGTTCTcgctttattttctttccgAGTTCCTTGGGAATATTATTGAGTAAATTTTCTATGTCAATGTGATTGGTTTTTCGCCGTATGTAAGGCTTATACTTCTTCATCTCTTGTTGGAGATTCGCGGAGAGGTTTTGGAAGGGCTTCCACTCCTCTATCTCTCGAGGCTTCACTGTCATCTCCTTTAATCTGACAGTTCTGGACTGTAGATATATCTGTTTGACAAGAACCAAAgttcatgaaaataaaacttcatATAGTGGTTCAACTCAAGCatatgaaagtaaataaagaCGTAACAACAAAGAAAGACATAGAAACCTGCATATTTCCAATCAGAAGGGCAAAGAACAGGAAACCGGAGCTGACAACCAAAATCACAAAGATGTTTTCCCAGACATCGCTACCTGATTGCAAGTCGTGACCTAAATTACTGCAATTAGTTAAATTCATGAGGCATTAATCTTACAAGTTGCAACTTCCATATGTTTGAAAGTAGTGAAGCTTTATGGCAGATGACAGTTTGATAAACgagaataagaaaataaaaattttaaatttaaaaatatggcTCAACACGTTGAGGAAGGGCTTATAGATGCAaccaaatgaaaatttcagcAGAAGAAAAGGAATGTGTTTCCAGAAAACATAAAGTTTCACAAGCCATTTACCATAATCTTGCAACAAGTACCAGATAATAAGCCAACACTCAGTTGCGTACATGGTCAGGAAAAGGCTATGTGAAAGCATACCCAAACACTCAACCAGAGTATCAAATTAATTCCATTCTCTATTCAACTTCATTCCCTTTATCTCTAATACCAATGACCTGTTTTAAACCTCCATTCACTCCCAAATCAATCATCCGAATGTGATTGAAAATGGAGATAGGTGACTGAAGCAggacaatgataaaataaacagaGAGGCAGTAGACATTGcacaataaaattgataatgccTGAGCTACAATTGGTATTCTTAATATATTGGTATTGTTAAAGAACGGCAATTGAATTgatcataaaaaaatgatgttaaCATTAGAAAGATTTATCACCAATGACAAATGGCGATAACCTCATCACCTGAACATACTTCCACCAGGGAGATAAGCATCATACGTGCACAAACCTGAGATTTTGCAGGCCCCATACAAAACAATGTAAAAGCTTTTGCAGAATACTTGTCCCCTCCACTATACCAGACTCAAGAGCACCATGGAATATTCCAAAGTCATGGATTGTCGTATTTCGTATCTTTGTGGGACAAAATCCATTTATATATGTTCTATCTTCTTCTAAATTCACACGACAGGAAAAGTGACAATGCTGTCCGGTATGATTTATGCATGCTTTCGTCCAGCATTCGGTCACTCTTTCTATGGCCATAAAATACCATAAGCCTCCAAATACCTAAAAACACCAGCAAGCCACtaattcaacaaaaagaagTGCAGAGTTgagaaaacttgaaaaataattgtacatCAAATGGTATAGAATTTTGCAAGGAAAATACTAACATTGGCAGCTTGCAGGTAAAGGTAAAGGTTGACTGCAATTTTAACCCATTTAGCTTCAGAAAGTTCCGTTGAACTCCTTACAGCCTTTGAAAACAACGAGTAGATACTGATAATCCTTGCCAGGTACCGGATACaaagaagaattttaaaatacttcaTTGGatcaaaaaaaattgggtatccCTGTTTTTCAAGGAGAATAATACCCGCCATCTGTTTATAACAGAGCAAATATATGATTTTACTAATAACgaagataattttatcatattgtGAGTAATAATTAGACATAACTCTTGAAGAATTGATCTCACCGCTAGAATGGAATAGTAGATTAAAAAGTTGATGACGAAGCCCAGTGGATTTTTGTACGAGAGAAATATAACCATATGAAtgcaaataagaaaaaagccGAGCACGAAAGCATTCTCAAGAAATTGCTGGTGCATATCGAAGCATTTTCTCTCATCGTTGATGACGGGAGCATAGAAATACAAAGCTTCGACTTGTATTTCAATCACAGagaatataattttcatcCAATCAAAGTACGGCCACTGTCGTAAAAAGGTTAACATATCGGGCATGGATGTTGTAGACTCTGTAAGGCCACTAGATTCATCAATTTCGAGACCAAAATATGGATCTCTTTGGAACTTCCCTGAAACCGAACCTTTTCGATGTTTAAGCTTCCCGGAAGTACCTTTCCCGGTTCTTGTCCGAAGGCCTAAACAAATCACAAAGTAGTTTAGAGATCAGTCCTAAAACACCAAGTACAGCAACTGAAGACTAATGTTTCAAATTTCTTCTAGCAATACAGCAAACAACCACTTACATGATTCAAAGTGGTAGAAGGATCCTTCTGATTTTTTGCAGCAAATTAGAGCCAGTAAACCTTCTGCAGATTCAATACCATCCTCTATCAGCACTTCGTTCAATATGAATTACGAAAGTCTTGGTTGATATTGTAGAAAGTAAAGAAGAAATGCGTTGACCTAACATAGATGGGTCGATTTAGATATGTGCCAGTCAAGACGGCCAGGGCTATACATGTAATTAACACCAAGTCGAAGACCCAAGTAAACTTATCATAGACCAAttttttgtaagaaaattttgaagaagGAAAACGTTATTCTCATTCCTATGGTtttatacaataatttattttattttatttttatttttaaataataaattaaaatatttttttcattaactcATCATTAGTTgaatgttatttattaataatgtattaatactaaaaataaattttttattaaaaaaaattaaaaaaaaataaaaattaacatataactaaaaataattttatttaatctcactaaataagaaatactgaaaaaaataaaaatttttatttcaagtaattcttttttcatttatttttattttagcgCCATGAAAGCCATATAAATCCTAGATCTAAGTACtaaaaatatcacaatttttttattcatataagTATACTCTCTAATTACttgtaaaatgatttaaattgaGTTAAAGATAAATAAGATATTCAGTACAtgcaaatacataaaaattagtggtattttttagttttttttaataatttaaagaataaaaatattttgttaattacaatttatttcttatcataattattcAATGATTATATCAAACTATATCAtcgttgattttatttaagaaaaaattaatgaattttgtatattttatagtattatttaattatataaaaaatattttaatatattttataatattttaataaaaaattatattttatctttaataaattattaattaataattttacactgttaatgaattaataaaaaaatattttaaattattatttaaaaaataaagatgaaatgtgttattaagttaaaacaCAATGATGAAAAGTATATCCGTCTCTTTTCCCTTTTGGAAACGTGCCTAAGCTGCAATGCCATTATTGATTTTTCAGAAAACTGCTTGACTGTTTCTGTTTGACTGTGTGTTGACTTTAAGTAGACAGATATATCCTTCTCCCCAATAAAAAAGGGAAGAAAGGTACATTCCCAAAATGGCCCTCACATCCACGGCCTTGAGTTTGAATAACAATACATGAGTTTGACAGGTAGGCTTCTCAGGTGGCCAAGGCCATATATGTAATTGACACCGCGTCAAAGACTAAAGAAGGCTACTGTATTTGACagctttttgatttttttccacTGGAGTAGTGATTTGCCGGATCTGAAAATTTGTAGAAACCACAGTATGGTTCCTCTGCTTTGATCTTTACAAAGTAATCATGTAAGTGATTAGTTGCTGTATTGAGCTTGAGCTGTTTCAAATATCTTTTGTTAAATTCATTCTAATAGTGGATGCATATGGATAGAGCCATGAATCATCCTTGCAACTAACGGTCTTGTTCAAGTTTTAGTTCTGCAGTTTACATTAAGTAATGAGAACGCAAACTTTCAGGCCATTTAGACGGGGCACAAATCTGGACTCAGGATTTCTACAAAGAGGTCAACGTCTAGCTAGTAATGGTTACAACATCATGTCCACAAGCTTGGATAATCATATTAACAGAATCGTTGACCCACGGGGTCCTTTTTGGAATTGGATTTGGCTTGCAGTGCGTATAATCTCGACCTCTTTGGATCCTTTGTTCTTCTACATTTTTGTGGTCAATGATCATAAAAAATGTGTTGACTTGGACATAAAATTGGCGATTATAGCCATTTCTCTACGCACgatttttgatttctttaatataatttattctaGCTCGACTCCGCATAAGCATAGTCGAGCAAATGCAAAGAAATGTTTTTACTTGAATTCCTTCCTCAAGGACCTTCTCTCTTGTCTTCCAATCCCACAGGTAATTAAGGGCGACTCTAATGTAGCTTAGTGTTCTTATATGTTTATATGTTAATGTGCAATTTGTTTACATTAAAATGACTGAATTTGATGTCACTTCTGGACACTAAACTTCTTGTATTTTGTCCAGCTGGTAACTTCAATTATCATTATAACATCAAAAGGCTCGGGTTTTTTTCCTGCAATGGTATGGTTGAAAGTTGTTGTTATAGTACAATATGTGCCGAGGTTTTATCGAATCTATAGGCTATATGCGGTAGCTGAAAGTACTTCAGGCATTCTTGCTCAAATGAAATGGGTTAAATCTGCATGTTGCATTCTTATTTACTTACTCGCTGCTCATGTAAGTTAATTCAAGATTTATCtgttgatttatattttaaaacaaagaaaaaaaaaaccttttgcCATACATTTGTTTTTCCCTAAATGTTTGATCAAAGAGTGACCATTTGCTGGTAATTTTAGGTTTTTGGAgctttatggtattttatggCCATAGAAAGGGAAACTGAATGCTGGAAGAAAGCGTGCAGAGAGCATACTGAATGCTAccaaaattcttttcattgtTATGAAACTGTTGGAAACTACACATTTCTAACTGGACTTTGCCCTACCATGATACAAGATACAACAATGTTTAATTTTGGAATGTTCCAAGAAGCTATTCAGTCCGGTATGGTAGAGGAGAAAGCTTTTAAGAAGAAGTTCATCTATTGTTTTCGATGGGGCCTCCAAACTGTCAGGTATGTGCATGCAAGATACTTCATTTTTCTGCTCTATTCTCTCACATTGAGTTAATTTGATCATTCCGGCTTTTTTTTCAATACTAATAGATAAACAAGACCAACAATGTCATCTCCATATTTAATCAAAGTCTTCCAGATGATTTGTCAAGAAATTGTGGAAGTGTAAGAACAAATTACATGACATATGCCATATATTCTTGGAGAGAGCACCATGATCTGTGCATGGTTTTCTGAAAATACTGAAAAAtgttaaccaaaaaaattggctaTTTCACTGAAGATTAAGGTgaaatattgtttttgattATTCTTGCTATTGTCACATTATATTGTTCTGGGTCACTTTTGGTCATCTAAATGTCTGTGGATGCCACCCAGGCCTTTGATTTAGTGGTGAATCTATGTTCTCGCCAAATTGAGAGCATGAACTCAAGCTGTACTTGAGGATtctatttaactaaaaaaatttcctctctcaattaaaaattggaTATGAGTAGACATTTCCTCAGTAATAAAGGTGGAGTAGATAAGTTTAAAGTAGTCCttcatagattttttattatattatacatataagtgttagaaaaaaaaaagtctgtGCATGGTTCTTGGGTTCGTTTGCCCACACATTGTTTGATAGAAGCACTAACAGAGCACAAGTAACCGCTTTTAAGAAGTGTCTACAGTAAAACCTTTGTCATTGTCAGCTTTTCAAACACCAACACCATCCCTATTTAATCATGTCTAACAATATCCTAAGCCAGTTGTTGTTTGAGTAgcatcaattaatttataattacctTATCTAGTCGGCTGGTGTAACTTTGTTTTAACAAgtattaacttttaaaactGTCTTGTGGGATGTTAAGCTTTCTCTTTTCTGcttatttcattcttattaTAGACTAATAACTTTAATTTGGTTCCCTTTCTTTGGTAGACAACTTGTATCTCTTAGCATCTCATATTACTTACCAAGTTTAAGATCCTAGATTTTCTTGAAGTCCAAGAAAGCTGTTTATGCCTTATGATGTAATAGTGCAACATAATAAAGTACTAAAACCCTCACCAAATAAGCACTACATATGTGTGTGCATGTGTTTGTGCgtgtagagagagagagtcatTCTTTCCTGCGGACATtcacaagaaataaaatgcGAATTTAGTGTTTTACGCAGAAAATCATTTTACAATGAagtaaatcattttttaagcCATAAAACTATGAACCTGCACAAAATTTAGTGTAAACATCCACAAGAGGGAATCTCCATATATACATAGAGACCGAACCAAGTATTTAGTGTAAACATCCGCAAGAGGGAATCTCCATATATACATAGAGACCGAACCAAGTACGTGCTGTTGCACGTTCTATTGTGTGTGTCGGGCCACATGCCTTGTCATTTTCTGACGTTTAACAACTTGGCCAATAATTCAGTGACATATGGCCAGTCGTACACAATAACGTGCCTGGCAGTGTGCACTTGATcaatcttttatatatataagggaATTCCTTAACATATTAATTAAGGgacaaattaaaagataaa from Citrus sinensis cultivar Valencia sweet orange chromosome 9, DVS_A1.0, whole genome shotgun sequence carries:
- the LOC102627720 gene encoding uncharacterized protein LOC102627720 isoform X19 encodes the protein MPDMLTFLRQWPYFDWMKIIFSVIEIQVEALYFYAPVINDERKCFDMHQQFLENAFVLGFFLICIHMVIFLSYKNPLGFVINFLIYYSILAMAGIILLEKQGYPIFFDPMKYFKILLCIRYLARIISIYSLFSKAVRSSTELSEAKWVKIAVNLYLYLQAANVFGGLWYFMAIERVTECWTKACINHTGQHCHFSCRVNLEEDRTYINGFCPTKIRNTTIHDFGIFHGALESGIVEGTSILQKLLHCFVWGLQNLSNLGHDLQSGSDVWENIFVILVVSSGFLFFALLIGNMQIYLQSRTVRLKEMTVKPREIEEWKPFQNLSANLQQEMKKYKPYIRRKTNHIDIENLLNNIPKELGKKIKRELCWHLLKKVHEFRMLKEETLDALCDCVKPTFFTEHAHIIREGDPIDELIFVMQGNLWTYSFNDLTNGSTRKRDHLEDSDFYGAELVDWALRDCSLFEFSKSTKTIEALTNIEAFTLMADDLKIVFNEKMNQAALVIQLAWRHYTRRKFRFPKRRPSPLYVPLRDKVKEKTPIPQRSKVKEKTPLPQQDKVKVMTPVPQRSKVKEKTPVPQRSKVKEKTPVPQQSKVNEKTPLPQRGKVNKRTLPPKRFSVKIKIIGTLLRSVAKVVTRDPYSAFEIYEPSGSSISGKSQRDSSSALEIYEPSGASISGKSKRDPSSALEIYEPSGFTELTTSNVKRLLYKMKNIFLRWPYFDWMQMILVVTVISVDPLFFYLPVINNLKKCLDLHYQLLDIVNVLSSVLLVIHVLIIVCVPFASYLMHIGENSHKNQWCFIIFDFLIFLPITQMAGTLLIETMGAPKFVDSVRSFKHVVFIQYVARIIRIYALFSTAMRSLRKHATATWARFAFNLFVYLQAANVFGGLWYFMAIERQTECWTKACINYTGRSHCSFNCHDNLEDYTFLNEFCPMKTRNATIHDFGIFHGALESGILEGKNFLQKILHCFIWGLQNLSNLGHNLQTSGNVEENIFVILVVSSGFLLFALLIGNMQRYLKLGKEMTLKPREIEEWQPFQKLSKNLQQKVKKYKSYIRRKTDYIDVQNLLNNLPNELRRELKRELCWNLLKKVQGFRKLNEVTLDALCDCVKPTFFTEHTHLIREGDPIDEMIFVVQGKLRTYTFKDIQSGSTSSDHKRYDGKNTRKEDLLQDGDFYGEELIDWALRDRFSFDIPKSNRTIQALTNVDAFMLMADDLKIVFNDMMNQLGLYD
- the LOC102627720 gene encoding uncharacterized protein LOC102627720 isoform X17 — translated: MPDMLTFLRQWPYFDWMKIIFSVIEIQVEALYFYAPVINDERKCFDMHQQFLENAFVLGFFLICIHMVIFLSYKNPLGFVINFLIYYSILAMAGIILLEKQGYPIFFDPMKYFKILLCIRYLARIISIYSLFSKAVRSSTELSEAKWVKIAVNLYLYLQAANVFGGLWYFMAIERVTECWTKACINHTGQHCHFSCRVNLEEDRTYINGFCPTKIRNTTIHDFGIFHGALESGIVEGTSILQKLLHCFVWGLQNLSNLGHDLQSGSDVWENIFVILVVSSGFLFFALLIGNMQIYLQSRTVRLKEMTVKPREIEEWKPFQNLSANLQQEMKKYKPYIRRKTNHIDIENLLNNIPKELGKKIKRELCWHLLKKVHEFRMLKEETLDALCDCVKPTFFTEHAHIIREGDPIDELIFVMQGNLWTYSFNDLTNGSTRKRDHLEDSDFYGAELVDWALRDCSLFEFSKSTKTIEALTNIEAFTLMADDLKIVFNEKMNQAALVIQLAWRHYTRRKFRFPKRRPSPLYVPLRDKVKEKTPIPQRSKVKEKTPLPQQDKVKVMTPVPQRSKVKEKTPVPQRSKVKEKTPVPQQSKVNEKTPLPQRGKVNKRTLPPKRFSVKIKIIGTLLRSVAKVVTRDPYSAFEIYEPSGSSISGKSQRDSSSALEIYEPSGSSISKKSQRDPSSALKIYEPSGASISGKSKRDPSSALEIYEPSGFTELTTSNVKRLLYKMKNIFLRWPYFDWMQMILVVTVISVDPLFFYLPVINNLKKCLDLHYQLLDIVNVLSSVLLVIHVLIIVCVPFASYLMHIGENSHKNQWCFIIFDFLIFLPITQMAGTLLIETMGAPKFVDSVRSFKHVVFIQYVARIIRIYALFSTAMRSLRKHATATWARFAFNLFVYLQAANVFGGLWYFMAIERQTECWTKACINYTGRSHCSFNCHDNLEDYTFLNEFCPMKTRNATIHDFGIFHGALESGILEGKNFLQKILHCFIWGLQNLSNLGHNLQTSGNVEENIFVILVVSSGFLLFALLIGNMQRYLKLGKEMTLKPREIEEWQPFQKLSKNLQQKVKKYKSYIRRKTDYIDVQNLLNNLPNELRRELKRELCWNLLKKVQGFRKLNEVTLDALCDCVKPTFFTEHTHLIREGDPIDEMIFVVQGKLRTYTFKDIQSGSTSSDHKRYDGKNTRKEDLLQDGDFYGEELIDWALRDRFSFDIPKSNRTIQALTNVDAFMLMADDLKIVFNDMMNQLGLYD
- the LOC102627720 gene encoding uncharacterized protein LOC102627720 isoform X18 codes for the protein MPDMLTFLRQWPYFDWMKIIFSVIEIQVEALYFYAPVINDERKCFDMHQQFLENAFVLGFFLICIHMVIFLSYKNPLGFVINFLIYYSILAMAGIILLEKQGYPIFFDPMKYFKILLCIRYLARIISIYSLFSKAVRSSTELSEAKWVKIAVNLYLYLQAANVFGGLWYFMAIERVTECWTKACINHTGQHCHFSCRVNLEEDRTYINGFCPTKIRNTTIHDFGIFHGALESGIVEGTSILQKLLHCFVWGLQNLSNLGHDLQSGSDVWENIFVILVVSSGFLFFALLIGNMQIYLQSRTVRLKEMTVKPREIEEWKPFQNLSANLQQEMKKYKPYIRRKTNHIDIENLLNNIPKELGKKIKRELCWHLLKKVHEFRMLKEETLDALCDCVKPTFFTEHAHIIREGDPIDELIFVMQGNLWTYSFNDLTNGSTRKRDHLEDSDFYGAELVDWALRDCSLFEFSKSTKTIEALTNIEAFTLMADDLKIVFNEKMNQAALVIQLAWRHYTRRKFRFPKRRPSPLYVPLRDKVKEKTPIPQRSKVKEKTPLPQQDKVKVMTPVPQRSKVKEKTPVPQRSKVKEKTPVPQQSKVNEKTPLPQRGKVNKRTLPPKRFSVKIKIIGTLLRSVAKVVTRDPYSAFEIYEPSGSSISGKSQRDSSSALEIYEPSGSSISGKSQRDPSSALEINEPSGASISGKSKRDPSSALEIYEPSGFTELTTSNVKRLLYKMKNIFLRWPYFDWMQMILVVTVISVDPLFFYLPVINNLKKCLDLHYQLLDIVNVLSSVLLVIHVLIIVCVPFASYLMHIGENSHKNQWCFIIFDFLIFLPITQMAGTLLIETMGAPKFVDSVRSFKHVVFIQYVARIIRIYALFSTAMRSLRKHATATWARFAFNLFVYLQAANVFGGLWYFMAIERQTECWTKACINYTGRSHCSFNCHDNLEDYTFLNEFCPMKTRNATIHDFGIFHGALESGILEGKNFLQKILHCFIWGLQNLSNLGHNLQTSGNVEENIFVILVVSSGFLLFALLIGNMQRYLKLGKEMTLKPREIEEWQPFQKLSKNLQQKVKKYKSYIRRKTDYIDVQNLLNNLPNELRRELKRELCWNLLKKVQGFRKLNEVTLDALCDCVKPTFFTEHTHLIREGDPIDEMIFVVQGKLRTYTFKDIQSGSTSSDHKRYDGKNTRKEDLLQDGDFYGEELIDWALRDRFSFDIPKSNRTIQALTNVDAFMLMADDLKIVFNDMMNQLGLYD